In Acidiphilium acidophilum, one genomic interval encodes:
- a CDS encoding type II toxin-antitoxin system TacA family antitoxin, giving the protein MTGATKRKDHPLSMRLPEGDIAIIDRAADLRGRSRTDFVRDAAVRAAEEVLMESTLLRMTPEGFETFVQAISAPAAPVPEMVASLGHKAPWEKGAANR; this is encoded by the coding sequence ATGACCGGCGCGACCAAACGCAAAGACCACCCGCTCTCGATGCGTCTCCCGGAAGGCGACATCGCCATCATCGACCGTGCCGCTGACCTGCGCGGCCGGTCGCGGACCGACTTCGTGCGGGACGCGGCGGTACGAGCCGCCGAAGAGGTCCTCATGGAAAGCACGCTGCTCCGCATGACCCCCGAAGGCTTCGAGACGTTTGTCCAGGCTATCTCCGCGCCCGCCGCCCCGGTGCCGGAGATGGTGGCATCCCTCGGCCACAAAGCACCGTGGGAGAAGGGCGCGGCAAACCGCTGA
- a CDS encoding helix-turn-helix domain-containing protein produces MTPKLMIKVLPMDNAGKNLQNGTRAGVQSVGQRIRELRLTNNLTEAEFADRLGVSRKLIFQWETDRIGWDPGSIQRIAIVLGTSFGYLVSGREESHERDELDLIQLYRACTPEDRKILLTTAKRLRACMKRPQRAAKRSSFDPRVSD; encoded by the coding sequence TTGACCCCCAAGTTGATGATAAAGGTCTTGCCGATGGATAATGCCGGAAAGAATCTCCAGAATGGGACTAGGGCTGGCGTACAATCGGTTGGTCAGCGGATCCGCGAGCTTCGGTTGACGAACAATCTGACTGAGGCCGAATTTGCCGATCGGCTCGGTGTATCGCGCAAATTGATCTTTCAATGGGAAACCGACCGGATCGGATGGGACCCCGGGAGCATCCAGCGAATCGCAATCGTTCTGGGTACGTCCTTCGGGTATCTGGTTTCCGGCAGAGAAGAGTCGCACGAGCGCGATGAGTTGGATTTGATACAGCTTTATCGCGCCTGCACACCTGAAGATCGCAAAATCCTGCTCACTACCGCAAAGCGGTTAAGAGCGTGCATGAAGCGTCCCCAGAGAGCCGCGAAGCGTTCATCATTCGACCCGAGGGTGTCGGACTGA
- a CDS encoding IS6 family transposase has translation MMDLTLPLRLKGYRFPRSVIAYAVWSYYRFNLSLRDVEDLLAARGVTVSYETIRAWVDRFGPQMASQIRCDRPPAGDKWHIDEMVITIGGEPHWLWRAVDNRGDVLEILVQKRRNADAARRFLRKLMRRWGQPRVVVTDKLRSYNVALRTDCRSADQRSHKRLNNRIEASHRHTRRREKIMGRFKSPGHAQRFLATHDQITSVFRPKRHRLSARSFRHARADAFLLWADYAPNLAA, from the coding sequence ATGATGGATTTGACGCTGCCTCTGCGTTTGAAGGGATATCGCTTTCCTCGATCGGTGATCGCCTATGCGGTCTGGAGCTACTACCGGTTCAACCTGAGCCTTCGGGATGTTGAGGATCTGCTCGCTGCACGGGGTGTGACGGTGAGCTACGAGACGATCCGAGCATGGGTCGATCGTTTCGGGCCGCAGATGGCGTCGCAGATTCGTTGTGATCGGCCGCCGGCAGGCGATAAGTGGCATATCGATGAGATGGTGATCACCATCGGCGGTGAGCCACATTGGCTGTGGCGCGCCGTCGATAATCGGGGTGATGTGCTGGAAATCCTGGTCCAGAAACGCCGCAATGCCGATGCCGCCCGACGATTTCTCCGCAAGCTGATGCGCCGATGGGGTCAGCCGCGCGTCGTGGTGACCGACAAACTCCGGAGCTACAATGTTGCACTCCGCACGGATTGCCGCAGTGCCGATCAACGGTCCCACAAGCGGTTGAATAACCGGATCGAAGCGTCACACCGCCATACCAGGCGACGAGAAAAGATCATGGGTCGGTTCAAATCCCCGGGTCATGCCCAGAGATTCCTCGCTACCCATGACCAGATCACCTCAGTGTTCCGCCCAAAACGCCACCGCCTCTCCGCCCGATCATTCCGCCACGCCAGAGCCGACGCATTTTTGCTCTGGGCCGACTATGCACCCAATCTGGCAGCATGA
- a CDS encoding IS1595 family transposase, with protein MARNAVQLQKGLSEAEFDRLYGTEEQCRAVVIKLRWRDGFSCPICGGTTYSEVKTRDLFQCSTCRRQTSPIAGTIFASTKLPLRTWFRAMYHLTQSKQGISSIELGRRLGVRQTTAWMLKHKIQQAMMERDGRKRLKGRVEIDDAVLGGERSGGKRGRGAPGKTPFVAAVETTDDGKPARLKLRRVAGFTGQAISRFALNSLDPSCTVVSDGLACFHRVTDAGCQHQPTLTGSGPAAVRNPAFKWVNTALGNIKSAINGTYRAISTKHVPRYLAEFEYRFNRRYDLASMIPRLGYAIVTAPPMPYRLLKLAETYG; from the coding sequence ATGGCGCGCAATGCGGTGCAGTTACAAAAAGGGCTGAGCGAGGCCGAATTTGATCGGTTGTACGGCACCGAGGAGCAATGCCGAGCTGTCGTGATCAAGCTGCGCTGGCGCGATGGGTTTTCCTGCCCGATCTGCGGCGGGACAACCTACAGTGAAGTCAAGACGCGCGACTTGTTCCAATGCAGCACCTGCCGTCGCCAGACCTCACCGATCGCGGGGACGATTTTCGCGTCGACCAAGCTGCCACTGCGCACGTGGTTTCGGGCGATGTATCATCTGACGCAGAGCAAACAGGGCATATCCTCGATCGAACTGGGGCGGCGCCTCGGTGTACGCCAGACCACGGCGTGGATGCTCAAGCACAAGATCCAGCAGGCGATGATGGAGCGCGACGGGCGCAAGCGCCTGAAGGGGCGGGTTGAAATCGACGACGCGGTCCTGGGCGGTGAGCGTTCGGGCGGCAAGCGTGGACGCGGGGCACCGGGCAAGACGCCGTTTGTCGCCGCGGTCGAAACCACCGATGACGGCAAGCCAGCACGCTTGAAACTGCGCCGCGTGGCCGGGTTCACCGGCCAGGCGATTTCACGATTTGCATTGAACAGCCTCGATCCGTCCTGCACCGTGGTCAGTGATGGGCTTGCCTGTTTTCATCGCGTGACCGATGCCGGATGCCAGCATCAGCCGACCCTGACGGGCAGTGGCCCCGCGGCCGTTCGCAACCCCGCCTTCAAATGGGTCAATACCGCGCTCGGCAATATCAAATCCGCAATCAACGGTACCTACCGGGCAATCAGCACCAAACACGTGCCGCGATATCTCGCCGAGTTCGAGTACCGCTTCAACCGCAGATACGACCTCGCCAGCATGATCCCCCGACTCGGCTACGCTATCGTCACGGCGCCGCCTATGCCGTATCGCTTGTTGAAATTGGCTGAGACTTATGGGTAA